A genomic segment from Lytechinus variegatus isolate NC3 chromosome 10, Lvar_3.0, whole genome shotgun sequence encodes:
- the LOC121423273 gene encoding uncharacterized protein LOC121423273 has product MPKLGLFDLRLVVVISIGLATIASAQVDNCLGKCDAHPTYYCDAFTGVCNPCHSANDSPKCKGLFRPSKTTTEEALKTRSERERVTVNPIRSIRPRPDSKVDINDPGEHRQNNIDIDLPDPSRKEENHTNILIIVASVTVVTLGVGVVIGMHRRSRTPTA; this is encoded by the exons ATGCCGAAATTGGGATTGTTCGACTTAAGATTGGTGGTCGTGATCTCCATTGGTTTGGCGACGATCGCGAGTGCTCAGGTTGACAATTGCCTGGGCAAATGTGACGCCCATCCAACCTATTACTGCGACGCTTTCACTGGTGTTTGTAACCCATGCCATTCGGCGAACGACAGCCCAAAGTGCAAAG GTCTTTTCAGGCCTTCGAAAACAACGACAGAAGAGGCCCTCAAAACCCGATCAGAGAGAGAGCGTGTGACAGTCAATCCAATAAGATCTATTAGGCCCAGGCCTGATAGCAAAGTGGATATAAATGATCCCGGAGAACATCGCCAAAACAACATCGATATCGACCTACCAGACCCTTCTCGCAAGGAGGAAAACCACACCAATATCCTAATCATAGTCGCCTCGGTAACGGTGGTCACACTCGGAGTAGGCGTGGTCATCGGGATGCATCGTCGGTCCCGTACACCGACTGCATAG